From the genome of Candidatus Tectomicrobia bacterium, one region includes:
- the gap gene encoding type I glyceraldehyde-3-phosphate dehydrogenase — protein MAIRVGINGFGRIGRNLFRAGVDDPDVEFVAVNDITSPATLAHLLKYDSVHGRFKGKVEAGKDSITVNGKLIKVLSERDPEKLPWGQLGVQVAVESTGLFTDRKSAEKHLKAGAKKVIISAPATDEDITIVLGVNDDKYDPAKHNIISNASCTTNCLAPVAKVLHQKFGIRRGLMTTAHSYTNDQRILDLPHKDLRRARSAAVSMIPTSTGAAKAVSLVLPELKGKLDGMAIRVPTQDVSVVDLVAEVDKEVTAEEVNAAFKEAAGNSLKGILEVSDEPLVSVDYIGSPASSIVDALSTKVMDKKMVKVLSWYDNEWGFSCRMIDLIKKVGRGL, from the coding sequence ATGGCGATTCGAGTCGGAATCAACGGTTTTGGCCGCATCGGGCGCAACCTGTTCCGCGCCGGCGTCGATGACCCCGACGTTGAATTCGTGGCCGTCAACGACATCACCAGCCCCGCCACCCTCGCGCACCTGCTCAAGTACGACTCCGTCCACGGCCGCTTCAAGGGCAAGGTCGAGGCCGGCAAGGACTCCATCACCGTGAACGGAAAGCTCATCAAGGTCCTCTCCGAGCGCGACCCGGAGAAGCTGCCCTGGGGCCAGCTCGGGGTGCAGGTGGCGGTGGAGAGCACCGGCCTCTTCACCGACCGGAAGAGCGCCGAGAAGCACCTCAAGGCGGGCGCCAAGAAGGTGATCATCTCGGCCCCCGCCACGGACGAGGACATCACCATCGTCCTCGGCGTCAACGACGACAAGTACGACCCCGCCAAGCACAACATCATCTCCAACGCGAGCTGCACCACGAACTGCCTCGCCCCGGTGGCGAAGGTGCTCCACCAGAAGTTCGGCATCCGCCGCGGCCTGATGACGACGGCCCACTCCTACACAAACGATCAGCGGATCCTCGACCTGCCCCACAAGGATCTCCGCCGGGCCCGCTCCGCCGCCGTCAGCATGATCCCGACCTCGACGGGCGCGGCCAAGGCCGTCTCCCTGGTCCTCCCCGAGCTCAAGGGCAAGCTCGACGGCATGGCCATCCGGGTGCCCACCCAGGACGTCTCGGTGGTGGACCTCGTGGCCGAGGTGGACAAGGAGGTGACCGCCGAGGAGGTGAACGCCGCCTTCAAGGAGGCCGCGGGCAACTCGCTCAAAGGCATTCTGGAAGTCTCGGATGAGCCGCTCGTCTCCGTGGACTACATCGGGTCCCCCGCCTCCTCGATTGTGGACGCCCTCTCCACCAAGGTCATGGACAAGAAGATGGTGAAGGTGCTCTCCTGGTACGATAACGAATGGGGTTTCTCTTGCCGCATGATCGACCTGATCAAGAAGGTGGGCCGGGGACTCTAG